A genomic window from Gossypium hirsutum isolate 1008001.06 chromosome D12, Gossypium_hirsutum_v2.1, whole genome shotgun sequence includes:
- the LOC121224102 gene encoding glycine--tRNA ligase, chloroplastic/mitochondrial 2-like, whose product MAAPFLSTPFQPYVYQISVESLCPKQAENELEVRGPPALKAFDPKENPTKAAEGFCRRYAVPLDSLFRKADVSFRHLKNTF is encoded by the exons ATGGCTGCCCCTTTTCTTTCTACTCCTTTTCAACCCTACGTTTATCAG ATATCTGTTGAAAGTCTTTGTCCAAAGCAAGCAGAGAACGAGCTTGAGGTTCGGGGACCTCCCGCTTTGAAAGCCTTTGACCCTAAGGAAAATCCTACAAAG GCTGCTGAGGGTTTTTGCCGCAGATATGCTGTTCCACTAGATTCTTTGTTCAGAAAGGCAGACG TCTCGTTTCGACATCTTAAAAATACATTCTAG